Genomic DNA from Roseburia intestinalis L1-82:
CAAAGATGGCATTCGGTAACAAACTTGGCGTGACAGTAGATACCGATGTGACAACTGATACACTGTTTGCTCCGGGCTTTGGTAATATCGTGGCAGAAGTTCCGGCAGGCAAGACTGCAGAAGTTTACGAGGCACTGCAGAATGCAGGTTTATCTGCAAACGTAAAGAGAGCAGGTGCTGTCAATGAGGAAGCAGCATTTATCTGTGGCGATATGAAACTTGCGATCGATGAGGCATTGAACGCATGGACAGGCACATTGGAGAAAGTATTCCCGACTCGTGCAACCGAAGATAAAGAGGAAGTAAAGACAGATCTTTATCATGCAGATTCTGTTTATGTATGCAAACATAAAGTGGCAAGACCGACCGTATTTATTCCGGTATTCCCGGGAACCAACTGCGAGTACGACAGTGCAAAAGCGTTTGAGCGCGCAGGTGCGGATACGATCGTAAAAGTATTTAAAAACTTAAATGCTGAGGACATCCGTGAGTCCGTAGATGAATTTACCAAGGCAATCGATCAGGCACAGATCATCATGTTCCCGGGTGGATTCTCCGCCGGTGATGAGCCGGAAGGATCTGCAAAATTCTTTGCAACCGCATTCCGCAACGCAAAGATGACAGAGGCAGTTATGAAACTGTTAAATGAGAGAGACGGTTTAGCCCTTGGTATCTGTAACGGATTCCAGGCACTGATCAAATTAGGACTGGTACCTTACGGCGAGATCCGCCCGCAGGCAGCAGATTCCCCGACACTGACCTACAACACGATCGGACGCCATATCAGCAAGATGGTATACACAAAAGTTGTCACCGACAAGTCCCCGTGGTTAGCACAGGCGGAACTTGGAAAAGTTTACTGCAACCCGGCATCCCACGGAGAGGGACGCTTTGTTGCACCGAAAGAATGGCTTGATAAACTGTTTGCAAACGGTCAGGTTGCAACACAGTACGTCAATGAGGCAGGTGTTCCGACCATGGACGAAGAGTGGAACGTCAATGGTTCCTACTGTTCCATCGAGGGTATCACAAGCCCGGATGGACGTGTGCTCGGTAAGATGGCTCATTCCGAGAGACGTGACAGAAGCGTGGCAATGAACATTTACGGAGAACAGGATCTGAAGATCTTTGAGTCCGGTGTGGCTTATTTTAAATAAGAGACAATATTAAAAGGGAAGAGATATTTATTCTCCTTGGACAATTTTAAAAGATCTCACAGAAAGGAAAATCAAAAAATCCTTTCTGTGAGTTTTTTTATAAAATAAATCTTAAAAAAATATATTGTTATTCCGATTTCAAAGTGTGGGGAACCCAACCGACGTTTAGTTATTTTGATGTCGGAAGGGAAGACACTGGAAATCAGGAACCGGAAAGATTTTATCATGGATTTGTGCTTGGACTAATAGCAGACCAGACAGATATCTATGAAATCAGGTCAAACCGGGAAAGCGGCTTTGGCAGATATGATGTCATGATGGTTCCGAAAGAGCGGGAAAAAACAAAAATACCAGCAATTATATTGGAGTTTAAGGTAAAAAATAATAAAAAAGAGCAGACACTTGAAGAAAACAGTACAGTCATCACTAGTGCAGATCAAAGAAAAAAATATGATGCCGAACTGTTGGCACGGGGAATACCAAAAGAGAAGATCAGACATTATGGATTTGCATTTGAAGGAAAAAATGTGTTGATCGGATCGTGAGAAGATATTAAAGAAAATGGAATATTCTCTTTCCACCCGGTATAAAACATGATACGATGAGAAAAATAAAACCAAACAAAACAAAAATGGAGGCGAACATGAAAAAATTTATAATACTATTGCTTTCAATTTTTCTTGCAATGTCACTTGCTGCCTGTGGAAATAAAACAGACAGCAGGGATTCATCAGGAAAGACAGAGATCAAAGATGCCAAAGAGCTTCTTACCACAGTCTGGAACAGCTACGAAGAAGACGAGAAATTCGCCATCGCAGGCGGAGATATGACGGAAGAAAATATGACAGAGGATGCGCCGGGGACATTTGGGATCACGGATGCGGATGAATTAGACCGCATGCTTGGCTTTCCGGCGGCGGATGCGGAAAAGATCGATAATGCGGCTTCCATCATGCACATGATGAATGCGAACACATTTACCTGCGGTGCCTATCATCTGAAAAATGCAGATGATGTAAAGAGCGTAGCGGCAGACCTCAAGGAAAATGTGATGGGCAGACAGTGGATGTGTGGATTTCCGGACAAGCTGGTTGTAATTTCGTTGGATGATTATCTGGTATCTGTTTTTGGAAATGAAGAACTGGTAAACACGTTTAAAGACAAACTCACGCAGACTTATGAAAACGCGAAAGTCATCAGTGAGGACGGGATCGTATAAATGTTATTTTCAAGTATCACGTTTTTGATTTATTTTCTTCCGTGTATGGTGCTGGTTTATTTTCTGGCTCCGGGGCGGATGAAAAATACAGTGCTTCTTTTGGGGAGTCTGATCTTTTATGGATGGGGAGAACCGAAATACCTGCCGGTGATGGCAGCAGTCATCTTAGCTGGTTATCTGTCTGCCCGTCTGATCGGTACATGTCAGAATAAACGGCAGTCAAAAATTCTTTTGGCTGCCGCTGTTTTATTGGAAATTTTTCCGCTCATCTATTGCAAATATGCCGATTTTTTCATACAGAATCTCAATGTGCTGACAGGGCAGAAAATTCCACTGCTTAGCATTGCAATGCCGCTTGGCATCAGTTTTTATACATTTCAGGTCATCAGCTATACGGTAGATGTATACCGGGGAGATGTCCCGGCACAGAAAAATCTGCTCACGTTTGCTGCT
This window encodes:
- a CDS encoding PD-(D/E)XK nuclease domain-containing protein encodes the protein MWGTQPTFSYFDVGREDTGNQEPERFYHGFVLGLIADQTDIYEIRSNRESGFGRYDVMMVPKEREKTKIPAIILEFKVKNNKKEQTLEENSTVITSADQRKKYDAELLARGIPKEKIRHYGFAFEGKNVLIGS
- a CDS encoding bacteriocin transport accessory protein — encoded protein: MKKFIILLLSIFLAMSLAACGNKTDSRDSSGKTEIKDAKELLTTVWNSYEEDEKFAIAGGDMTEENMTEDAPGTFGITDADELDRMLGFPAADAEKIDNAASIMHMMNANTFTCGAYHLKNADDVKSVAADLKENVMGRQWMCGFPDKLVVISLDDYLVSVFGNEELVNTFKDKLTQTYENAKVISEDGIV